In the genome of Dromiciops gliroides isolate mDroGli1 chromosome 1, mDroGli1.pri, whole genome shotgun sequence, the window atccaggaagatctgagttcaaatccagcatcagacactagatacttactagcatggtcccacacacaaaaaaatagaaaaaaaaaagttcacagatctcaggttaagaagccctatgataggggcagctagatggcacagtggatagagcactggccctggattcaggagtacctgagtttgaatccatcctcagacacttaacacttactagctgtgtgaccctgggcaagtcacttaaccccaattgcctcaccataaaacaaaacaaaacaaaaaaaaccccaaaactgaaTTTAAAGAAGCCCTATgataggggagcagctaggtggcacagtggtaaagccccagccctggactcaggagtacctgagttcaaatccggcctcagacacttgacactagctgtgtgaccctgggcaagtcacttaacccccattgccccacaaaaaaaaaaaagccctatgATAGGGAAAGTCCAAGGGACTATCTTTCAGAATCCAACCAttgcttcctccctcttccctcacaGCCCAGGTACAGACCCTTGAAGAGAAGGCCAAGGCAGCCCAGGTAGAGCAGGAGGCCCTAAAGATGACCTGCAACAAGGACAAGGAGGCCCTGATGGCAGCCAAGGCAATGGTTGAGGACCAGCTCAGAATCTGCAACCAGGAGAAGATTAGAAACTTTGCTGAGTACCAGCTGGTGGTCAGTGAACTCCAGCGTGTGCGAGGCCTGTGTGTTGATCTAGACAAGGAGAAGCTTGCCTCCAAGCTGGAGCAGGTGTGGAGGGAAATCCTCTTGTACAAGCCCGTGGACAGCCTCTCCTTGATGTACTACAATCCTGAGGTTGACAAGATGCTACATCGCTGCAGGGAGCTGCCCAGGATAATGATGGACAGGGTGGATAATCTGGCCAGGGAACTGAAAACAGGCATTGAGCAGGTGGCCCGAGAAAACACCGATCTGAAGCGTCAGAAGGAGGCCAATGCGAACAGCTGGGAGACCtgcaaggaggagaaggagaaggtggtcaaggagaaccaagagaagctGCAGAAAGTCCATGAGGACTGTGTGAAACAAGGCCGGCTAGCCTTGGAAGAGAAGGCTGCTCTACAGAGGGAGAAGGAGGCCTTGACCAAGGAActagaggagaagaagaaggagctgATCTTGATCAAGGGGCAGCTGGACATCAACAAGTCCACCCTGGAGACCTGCATCAGGGCCAAGGTCAAGGCTGGGCCCGGGGAGTCAGCCAGAGTCAGAGTGGGGGGAGCACCTCAAGGCCTGAGGGAAGGAGGAGTTTGGAATCGGGCATAGGGATgaggaggacaaggaggaagagaaaggggaggctgCGGTTAGAGTTGGAGCTGGTCAAGAGGGTGGAGAGGGGGTTGGGTTGGAATTGGGCTGAGAGAAGGATGAAGTTGGGTTGGGGGTTGAGTTAATCTTGGTCAAGAGGATGCATAGGGGATCGAGTTAAAAGAGGGTTGGGGGCTAAGTTGGGCTGGATGACCccagccaagtcatttaaccttacaGCATCCCAGGCAGATTTCTAAGACTACAAATGCCAGAAGAGGTGGTGCTATGCATTAGTAGAGGTTTCTCACTAAGGAGTTCCATCTACCAGTGAAGTCACAGGTTCACTTCCCTATTGAATGAAATCAACGACTGACTCATCTTAGGGTTTTTATTCTTATTAGATTCTTATATATCCTTATTGTCCTATGGTTGGGAATAGGATTGACGTTTGAATGGGCTAGTGctgagcctgtgtgtgtgtgtgtgtgtgtgtgtgtgtgtgtgtgtgtgtagtctggATGATTGTGTGTGTACAAGTCTGGGATTGCCTTCCTAGGAGTGTGTTCTCCAGGATTTACACATTTGTATGGCTCTCAATGTGTCTGAGCTTCCTGTGTGCATATCTCCAGGTTCCTCTGTCCTGACGGAACCAGGGACACAACCTCCTTTCTTGTTTCTGAGTTGAACAGACAGACCCAAGTAGACCCAGGCCCTTGGTTGGGAGGTTGGCAAAGGAGCCTTAAGGCACTTGAGTTCTGGGGGGCCCTAAAccttagtgctggaagggacctcagaggtcattcttcatttgacaaataaagaaactgagggccacggaggttaaatgacttgcccaggatcatgcaggtAGTTCAATCAGAGCCACTACCCTTTCTAGTATACCAAGCTCCCTCTAACCCATATGTATTCTTCCAACCTTCACAGGCCCAGGGTTCACCACCCGTTTTGCGACCCCCTGGTCCTGCTAACCCAGCTCCCATTGG includes:
- the LOC122736093 gene encoding plasmalemma vesicle-associated protein → MDRSSSYSRKGLHVGSSAHWGCWYYLKYFFLFVSLIQFLIILGLVLFMVYGNAHAGTEAHLQVTERRADSLSGQLLSLNTLNANLSKELNITTRSREAIMQLLVGSRRDLDRINSSYRQCQVEQIQNQNNMKYIVAILKSEELCLQKLAEISRNYTAQVQTLEEKAKAAQVEQEALKMTCNKDKEALMAAKAMVEDQLRICNQEKIRNFAEYQLVVSELQRVRGLCVDLDKEKLASKLEQVWREILLYKPVDSLSLMYYNPEVDKMLHRCRELPRIMMDRVDNLARELKTGIEQVARENTDLKRQKEANANSWETCKEEKEKVVKENQEKLQKVHEDCVKQGRLALEEKAALQREKEALTKELEEKKKELILIKGQLDINKSTLETCIRAKAQGSPPVLRPPGPANPAPIDPADLEDFKKKLLESYQKVNIPSGSSASG